A window of the Schistocerca nitens isolate TAMUIC-IGC-003100 chromosome 5, iqSchNite1.1, whole genome shotgun sequence genome harbors these coding sequences:
- the LOC126260773 gene encoding uncharacterized protein LOC126260773: MDDASHELSLGQETCTDNNTVIDLELLGESNTMTRKVSSMGEHKDLHVSEVDQQVDPQNGNINQKMFDMLVSINTEMGVMNGRLGSLEKDNKQLKEDNLKLTEKLEAKFGSLEGKMDCLESKLNTFDHKLENSKKELKADWETQLNAKFGELGVEFSNTLERQHNNLMGKLRDVEKKYEVVSKSYDGLSNRMVKCESSCFNTSVQIEELSKQIVEVESDARKGIDKYLVDQTKRLDENLSEWIEIKGNEIADKVKTTIGSQPNENINGHLSRNDELIKIFTCEIQKIKDKIVDEFPKWQKETNHKLAELEQKSSQNLLTEDKRSENRSKNNRTCDNTKYNCGENLHWEVDDSVKPASQERGQSSSYGYNKNNDYNKYRRDTYCARGNYGGNVNPINQINAVQLNRKHPYGDTNVHQKPDR; the protein is encoded by the exons atggatgatgcatcccatgagctcagtttgggacaggagacatgtacagataataatacagttattgatttagagctgtTGGGAGAATCAAATACAATGACACGTAAGGTAAGCAGCAtgggagaacataaagatcttcACGTTTCGGAggtagatcagcaagttgatcctcaaaatggaaatattaatcaaaaaatgtttgatatgctggtatcaataaatactgaaatgggtgtaatgaatggaagacttggttcactagaaaaagataataagcaattaaaagaggacaatctaAAGTTAACTGAAAAActtgaggccaaatttggttcattagaaggTAAAATGGATtgtttggaaagcaaactgaacacctttgatcATAAACTGGAAAAttctaagaaagaattaaaggcggactgggagactcaattaaatgcgaaatttggagaactaggtgtagagttttctaacaccttagaaaggcaacataataatttaatgggaaaacttcgtgatgtagaaaagaaatatgaggtagtttcgaagagttatgatggcctgtccaataggatggttaagtgtgaaagtaGCTGTTTCAATACTAGCgtacagatagaagagctttcgaaacaaatagtcgaggttgagtccgatgctcgtaaggggattgacaagtatttggtagatcaaactaaaagacttgacgaaaatctatctgaatggatagaaataaaaggaaatgaaattgcagacaaggttaagactactattggatcccagccaaatgaaaatatcaatggacacctaagtagaaatgatgagtTAATTAAGATCTTCACTtgcgaaattcagaaaataaaagacaaaatagttgatgagttccctaaatggcaaaaggaaaccaatcataaattggcagAGTTAGAAcaaaagtcatcacaaaatttgttgactgagGACAAACGTTCagagaataggtcgaaaaacaaccgaacatgtgataatacgaagtacaattgtggtgaaaatttgcattgggaagttgatgattcg gtcaaacccgcatcacaggagcgtggacaatcttcgtCCTATGGttacaataaaaacaatgattataataaatatagaagagatacttactgtgctagaggtaattATGGGGGTAATGTCAACCCAATAAATCAGATTAATGCTGTACAACTTAATCGTAAACATCCATATGGTGACACGAATgtgcatcaaaagcctgacagatag